In Candidatus Thermoplasmatota archaeon, a genomic segment contains:
- a CDS encoding DUF4383 domain-containing protein yields MTDAVATAVTGIIMATATVNTPNVLLAKIVGAVLVLVGILGFLPQFNPTLIIFGVNVLHNIVHLATGAILLAAGFIDGGTYARVTNQILGVVYLLVAILGFAGILVPTLLNTTADAIPHADNLLHTLLGVALAGVGFGVREPSGRGAMRTV; encoded by the coding sequence ATGACGGACGCCGTGGCCACGGCGGTCACAGGGATCATCATGGCAACGGCCACCGTCAACACACCCAACGTGCTGCTCGCGAAGATCGTCGGGGCGGTCCTCGTCCTCGTAGGCATCCTCGGCTTCCTGCCGCAATTCAACCCCACGCTCATCATCTTCGGCGTGAACGTGCTCCACAACATCGTCCACCTCGCCACAGGCGCGATCCTCCTCGCGGCCGGGTTCATCGACGGCGGAACCTACGCGCGGGTCACGAACCAGATCCTGGGCGTGGTCTACCTGCTCGTCGCGATCCTCGGCTTCGCGGGCATCCTCGTTCCGACGCTCCTGAACACGACCGCGGACGCGATCCCCCACGCGGACAACCTGCTCCACACGCTCCTCGGCGTCGCCCTCGCGGGCGTCGGCTTCGGGGTGCGCGAGCCTTCGGGACGCGGGGCGATGCGGACGGTTTAG